In the Scomber japonicus isolate fScoJap1 chromosome 18, fScoJap1.pri, whole genome shotgun sequence genome, one interval contains:
- the natd1 gene encoding protein NATD1, with product MAQAAQALDANSQIQVEHDRKRRQFVIRLNGSHDRAVLLYEYVGKKTVDLQHTEVPDAYRGRGIAKHLAKAAMDFVVEEDLKAHLTCWYIQKYVKENPQPQYFEHIYQ from the exons ATGGCACAGGCGGCACAAGCCCTCGACGCAAACTCTCAGATCCAGGTGGAGCACGATAGAAAGCGTCGCCAGTTTGTCATAAGACTCAATG GATCTCACGACCGAGCAGTTCTTCTGTATGAATACGTTGGGAAGAAGACGGTGGACTTGCAACACACTGAAGTTCCAGACGCTTACAGAGGGAGAGGAATAGCCAAACACCTGGCCAAG GCAGCCATGGATTTTGTGGTGGAAGAGGATCTGAAAGCCCACTTGACCTGCTGGTACATTCAGAAATATGTCAAAGAGAATCCTCAGCCTCAGTACTTTGAACATATCTATCAATGA